The segment AGTTCTCTCCCAAATTGTTGATTCGAGAGTATTTCGGTACTTATCCAATTCATCAAGGAAAAGTTTTCTATCTGTTATGTTTCTGTTTACACCAACGATTTCAGATGGATTTCCTAGATCATCACACATATATTGGGCTACAATCTCAGTCCATACATTGGAACCATTTTTATGTGAGAGCCTGATCTCTACCCTATCAATAAGAGGTTTTTTGGTCCTTCTCACAGTTTCAATATTTTCCTGGATCATGTTCAGAATATACGGACAATATTTAGGGTGAACAATTTCGGGGATTGTCTTTGTTAACATTTCATCCTGATGATATCCAAGGAATTGAAGAACTGAAGGACTGATATAGGTAAATTTACCATTTAAATTCATCACCCAGATAACATCCTGAACATTATCAGCAATCATTCGGTATTTTTTTTCACTTTCCTTAAGATCCTTTTCCATCTGCTGATGTTCAAGTGCGATACCAATAAAATATGAAATACCTTCAAAGAAACTGAGTATGTCATTTGAAAAAATATTTTTCCTTTTATCGAATAATTGAAGCAGACCAATAACTCCCCTTTGGGATGTAATGGGAATAATGGCCAACGATTCATATTTGTCGTGGCTTTTCTGGTTCAGAATAGTATCCTGAAGATCAGGTCCCTTGAATGATATTATCAAATCATTCAACGAATTAATGTAAAAACTACCGCCGTTTGTAAAAAATGGATCCTCGATATCGGTTTCACCTCTACAAATACAGGCATACAACTCTGCTGCTATTCTCTCACCCAAAACCGATTTGAGATATTTATATGCTATCGTATTGGATGTGCCCTGATTGATATCTCCCAAAAAAAAGGGTAATTCTCTGGAATCGCTTAAAGGAGATCCATTATTTATTAATTCTATTTCTACTATTTCTACCAAAGAAGATTGCAGGATACTGAGCCGAATATTTTGTATAGCACTATTGCCCTCACTAAACCTGGAGTTTAGAATTTGGAGTACGGATATCATAAGTTCCTGACATTTCTGACCTATTTTTTGTGACGTGATATCTTCAGCGATAATGGCTATAGACATTGTGCCTGGTTTTAAGTAAAGACTGACAATCGATATTGAATACCAAAGCGATTTTTCATTCCATGTATATGGGATTTCTATACGGGATATTTTCTCAGGTGTAAACGATTTTAGACCTTCGAGAATCTCCCGGGAAGAAAAAAGATCAAGATTTAATGATTCCAACCGTACTCCTGCAATCTTTTGTTCTTCGATTCCGAGTTTTTTTTTGCTGAATGGTTAATGTATTCAATCCTGTGTTGGCAATTTATGATGAGGATAAGATCTGATGTAACATCTATCAATCCTAAAGCCGGAATAGAATTTATCAGATAATACTTTTTAGATCTGCCGATCTCGATTTTCCTGACTTGTCCTAATAGTTCTAGTATATCTAAATTCCTGGCAGTGGTGTGAGGATTCAGGTTACAGACTTCTGATATTTCTCTGATATTTAGCCCCTTTTTGTGTCCTGAAAGTGCATTCAGGATTGATTTGTGGATTGTGTCCATACCTTAGTTGGTTTTTATAAACCTTGTTAAATGTATGGAAATCAGCGCCGATACCCTCCTGCTAAAATAGGGGTACGGCCGATTGAAGGTTATCATGAGTATTGCGGGTGAGGTATGTATTCGAGTCTTTTGATAGAGAATGCGATTGACTTTAAAAAAATGGAATCTGGTTCATTTTTTTATTGTGATGGTTTTCTGGATCTGATCAACGTAAAATTCAGGATGGTTGTTTAAACAGGCGTTCAGATCCAGTTTTTGATAGATTATTGAATTTGTTAAATTAGATTTGGGATATATTTGGTGTAAAAATGATTAATTTTGACAATATCACGTTAAGTAAGAAATTGTACACTCTTGTAACGATTGGAATTATTGCTATTATTGTTGTCGGTTTGAGTGGGATGTATACGGCAAATCTCATCAATTCACAGTTAAATGAGATGTATGAGATAAAATACATTCATACAATGCAGGCAGAAGAAGCAAATTCAAATCTATTATATTTTGCAAATGGGGTTTCAGAGTACATACTTGAAGAAGATAAAACCAAGATGGACTCAATAAAAAACCAAAGCATCGATAAATCACTGGATTCCTTCAACAAAAAGATTTCAGAGTATGAAGCCATGAAGATGACTGATGAAGGAAAGGCTGCAATTCAGGAAATAAAGCAGACAATGCCCGAATATGTTCAGTCAATAGAGAAGGTTCTTGCATTAAGTTATGAAGGAAAGAATGATGAAGCCCGTACACTTCGTGCACAAGAAGCTGTGCCGAAACGGCAAGCGATTGAAAAGAAATTACAAAACCTCGTAGATATCAATAACCAATCTGCGTATCAGTTCTACAAAGATACTGATAGCCTGTATAATCAGATGCTGACATTATCAATAATCATTATCATTGTCAGTTTGGTGGCCCTTCTTGGCTTTGCATGGTTTATAATAAAGAATCTTACCCGTAGGTTTAACCTCCTCCTTAAAGGCATGGAATCTGTCGGATCCGGTGATCTGTCATACCGGATTAATATGATCGGTACCGATGAACTCAGTAAAGTTGGAAGTTCATTTGATTCTATGACAATAAATCTTGAAAACCAGAATCGGAAGATTAATGAAAATCTTGAAAAATCCAAAGCCACAAATGCTGCAATACTGGCAACTGCGGAGAAGATCAAAGATGGCAATCTGGATGTTCATCTTGATGCATCCCAATATGATGGTGAATTCAGGGTTATGGTACAGGGCACCAATGATCTGGTAGAGGCATTTGTCAACCCGAACCTGGAAGCAATGAGAATCGCCAATGAATTTGCGAGTGGAAATTTCTCGGTTAGATATGACGAAAAGGCAAATGTTAAGGGTGATTTCAAACGATTCAAAGATGCCCTTAATAATAGTGGTAAATCGGTATCTGATGCCATTTTTATAATTAAGCAACAGATGGCTGAACTTACAGCAAATGCTGAAGAAGCTAATGCAAGTTCAGAGGAGGTTGCTGCAAGTGTGAAATCAGTTTCTGATTCATCAATGAATGTAAGTGAAAATGCTGATAAATGCAACAATGGGGTAACACAGATCCTTAAGGCAATGGAAGATCTCAATACTACCGTAAACCAGGTTGCAATCAAGAGCGAACAGGTGAGTAAACTTACCAATGAAGCAGATAAATATTCAAAAGAAGGTGTCACTCTTGCCAGTATTGCTGAAAGGGGAATGGGTGGAATAACCACATCCACGAATGAAAGTAAGGAGATTATTGAAGATATCAGGGAACAGATGGAAGAGATTGGAAAAATTGTTGGCCTTATCCGGGACATTTCTGATCAGACAAGCCTTCTCGCTCTCAATGCTGCAATAGAAGCTGCACGGGCAGGGGAAGCAGGACTTGGGTTTGCTGTTGTGGCTGATGAGGTCAAATCACTTGCACAGGAGACCCAGACCTCTGCCGAAAACATTGCAACCATTATTGAGAATCTTCAGAAACGTTCTATTCAGGCATCGGATGCAATGGAAAAGACATCGAAGGATGTCGAAGACGGAGGAAAGGCACTTCAGGATACCCTGCAGGCTTTTACTCGGATTGTTGATCTCATTAGTAATATCAACCAGAATGTAACGGATGTTGCTGCAGCAACTGAAGAACAGGCTGCATCAGTTCAGGAGATTACTGCTAGTGTAACTGAGGTTGGTGGTCTTGTATCAGATACATCAAAAGAGGCTGACATGTCTGCCAATTCAACAAATGATGTTGCAGCAGCAGTAAATCAGATCTCTCAGGTGATAGGAAACCTGAATGGCATTGTCGAGAATGTACAGAACCAGGTGAATTTCTTTAAGATTTGACGGTGATTGTTGCATGCAGGAAAGTGTCATCACTAGTCAGAATGAATCTGGTTATCAAAGTTCGAACATTCATCAGGCAACAGGATCGAGAGACATCAAAGTAATTGAATTTATTATTGAGTCCCAACCTTTTGCAATCAATTTATTTGATACAAAAGAAGTTATAAATTGCCAGGAGATAACATTAATTCCAAATTCTCCTTCATATATCCGTGGAATCACTAATCTCCGGGGGGTTATTACTTCTGTAATTGATATCAAAAATTTATTATCAATTAATTCAGAGAAAACAGATCAGAAGAAAAAAGACAGAATTATCATTCTCGATCCCTCTATTTGTCAGAAACCAATTGGAATTCTGGTTGATGATGTTCGGTCAGTTCAGAATTATTCTCCACATGAGATCGATATTCATGAATCTTCTTCTGATCATTATCAGAAGGGTGTAATAAAGAGGTCATATCAGGATTTAATGGGGAAAGATATATCTGAATTGATACTTCTTCTGGATGTAAAAAAGATTGTACAGAATATTAATCTGGATTGGTAATATTATATTCATTAATTATCTTTTATGCTTAGACAATTTTATTGGAGATTAATTGTTTAAAATAATCTCATCACCGAAAAGTATGTGGAAGTCATTCTTTCTCGAATCGATATTTGAAGTCTGTCATTGAGGAAGTAATTCAAATTTTACACTGATCTAGTGGAGAAGAGAAGGATGCAACGAGTAGATAAAACCGTAGAAGCGGGTATGATATTTTCTTTCAATATTGGATACTATCTCTTTTAATTTTACAAATTGTTACATTACAGATTCTTTTTTTCATCGAACTTCTTATCAACTCATAGGTATCATTTGACGTAACGTGTAATGGTGGCATCTGCCAGATTCTGCAACCAGGATATCATAAAGCGGTGAGATAGACGATGGCAACAAACCAGAGTCGTAAAAATTGGTGTCAATCATGACTATCTTCGAAATTGACGATGTCAGGGGTCTTTCCAGTGAGCAGGTAACTGAGAAGATCAGAACTGAAGGATATAATGAACTCCCGGAAACAAAAAAACGTGGTATTCCCGGAATCATCCTCGAGGTTGTCAAAGAACCGATGTTCATCCTCCTGGTAGCAAGTGGGCTGATCTACTTCTTCCTCGGCGATATTACTGAAGGTATCATGCTGATGAGCTTCGTGGTTGTCATCATCGGGATCACGGTGTACCAGGAGCAGAAGACAGAAAAAGCCCTGGAAGCTTTACGAAACCTTTCAAGTCCACGTGCTCTGGTAATCAGAGACGGAGAACAGAAACGAATCGCAGGAAGGGAAGTGGTAACCGGTGATATTCTCATCCTTTCAGAAGGAGACCGGGTGCCTGCAGATGGTATTCTTCTTTCATCAAATCATATATCAGTGGATGAATCACTTCTGACCGGAGAATCAGTCCCGGTCAGAAAAATCCCCTGGACAGAAGGACAATCTGAACAGCATCCCGGAGGAGATGATTTGCCCTTCATTTATTCCGGTACTATGGTTGTTCAGGGGCAGGGTCTTGCGGAGGTCAAATCCACCGGTTCCCGGACAGAGATGGGCAAGATTGGCTCTGTTTTACAGACCGTCGACAGGGATGATACCAGGCTTAAAACAGAGATCTCCTGGATGGTCAAGACCATTGCAACTGTCGGGCTCTTTCTCTGCCTGATCATCGTGGTAGTGTATGGGTTTACACAGGGAGACTGGATATCAGGTCTTCTTGCCGGGATTACACTGGCTATGGCTATTCTCCCTGAAGAGTTCCCGGTTGTCCTTACAATATTTCTCGCTCTTGGTGCATGGAGAATATCACAAAAACAGGTATTGACACGCCATGTTCCGGCAATTGAAACCCTTGGTTCAGCCACCGTACTTTGTGTAGATAAAACCGGTACCCTCACCCTGAACAAAATGACAGTTCAGACCTTTTTTGCCGGTGGGGTGATCTGTGATCATGATCCAACCGGTGCAAATTCAGTTCCAGATATCTGTCATGAATTATCTGAGTACGCTATCCTTGCCTGCAAAAAAGATCCCTTTGATCCGATGGAGAAGGCACTCTTCCACCTGTCAGATGGCGATTTTGGGAAGACAGAACATATCCACACCGGCTGGAACCTGATTGTAGAATATCCCCTTTCAGCCGAACTCCTGGCTATGTCTAACGTCTGGAGATCCCCTGATGGAAATGAGTTCATTATTGCATCAAAAGGAGCACCCGAGGCAATAGCTGACCTCTGTCATCTTCCTGAACCTGACCGTGAAATGCTGGCCGAACATATCAACACGCTTGCATCCAAAGGACTTCGTATTCTTGGGGTTGCGAAAGCTTCGTTTGTTCTTCCTGAACTTCCTGAAATACAGCATGATTTTGAGTTTGAATTCCTGGGACTGATTGGATTCGCAGACCCGATCCGGCCTGGAATTCCTGAGGCCGTGGAAGAATGTCATTCAGCCGGAATACGGGTTATCATGATCACCGGAGACTATCCGTTGACTGCACGAAGCATTGCACAACAGATCGGTCTTCATCATGCTGATGAATGTATTACCGGATCAGAACTTGAACAGATACCGGAACCAGAATTAAAAGACAAAATCAGAACTGCCACCCTGTTTGCACGGGCTGTCCCTGAGCAAAAATTGCGGATTGTCAATGCCCTTAAAGCCAATCATGAAGTTGTTGCTATGACCGGTGACGGGGTAAACGACGCTCCTGCATTAAAATCTGCTGACATCGGTATCGCGATGGGAGGAAGGGGAACCGATGTCGCAAGGGAATCTTCGTCACTTGTTTTGCTTGACGACAACTTCACCTCGATTGTATCTGCGGTCAGGTTAGGAAGGAGAATCTATGATAATCTGAAGAAAGCCATGGCATATATCTTCTCCATTCATGTTCCAATTGCCGGAATGTCCCTCATACCTGTGCTTTTTAATCTCCCTCTCATTCTTATGCCAGTTCATATCGTCTTTCTTGAATTGATCATTGATCCAGCCTGTTCAATTGTGTTCGAATCTGAAAAAGAAGAATCAAATGTCATGAATCGTCCTCCTCGTCAGAAAGATGAACGACTTTTTACCAGGAA is part of the Methanospirillum lacunae genome and harbors:
- a CDS encoding HAMP domain-containing methyl-accepting chemotaxis protein, giving the protein MINFDNITLSKKLYTLVTIGIIAIIVVGLSGMYTANLINSQLNEMYEIKYIHTMQAEEANSNLLYFANGVSEYILEEDKTKMDSIKNQSIDKSLDSFNKKISEYEAMKMTDEGKAAIQEIKQTMPEYVQSIEKVLALSYEGKNDEARTLRAQEAVPKRQAIEKKLQNLVDINNQSAYQFYKDTDSLYNQMLTLSIIIIIVSLVALLGFAWFIIKNLTRRFNLLLKGMESVGSGDLSYRINMIGTDELSKVGSSFDSMTINLENQNRKINENLEKSKATNAAILATAEKIKDGNLDVHLDASQYDGEFRVMVQGTNDLVEAFVNPNLEAMRIANEFASGNFSVRYDEKANVKGDFKRFKDALNNSGKSVSDAIFIIKQQMAELTANAEEANASSEEVAASVKSVSDSSMNVSENADKCNNGVTQILKAMEDLNTTVNQVAIKSEQVSKLTNEADKYSKEGVTLASIAERGMGGITTSTNESKEIIEDIREQMEEIGKIVGLIRDISDQTSLLALNAAIEAARAGEAGLGFAVVADEVKSLAQETQTSAENIATIIENLQKRSIQASDAMEKTSKDVEDGGKALQDTLQAFTRIVDLISNINQNVTDVAAATEEQAASVQEITASVTEVGGLVSDTSKEADMSANSTNDVAAAVNQISQVIGNLNGIVENVQNQVNFFKI
- a CDS encoding winged helix-turn-helix transcriptional regulator, with translation MDTIHKSILNALSGHKKGLNIREISEVCNLNPHTTARNLDILELLGQVRKIEIGRSKKYYLINSIPALGLIDVTSDLILIINCQHRIEYINHSAKKNSESKNKRLQEYGWNH
- a CDS encoding cation-translocating P-type ATPase, producing MTIFEIDDVRGLSSEQVTEKIRTEGYNELPETKKRGIPGIILEVVKEPMFILLVASGLIYFFLGDITEGIMLMSFVVVIIGITVYQEQKTEKALEALRNLSSPRALVIRDGEQKRIAGREVVTGDILILSEGDRVPADGILLSSNHISVDESLLTGESVPVRKIPWTEGQSEQHPGGDDLPFIYSGTMVVQGQGLAEVKSTGSRTEMGKIGSVLQTVDRDDTRLKTEISWMVKTIATVGLFLCLIIVVVYGFTQGDWISGLLAGITLAMAILPEEFPVVLTIFLALGAWRISQKQVLTRHVPAIETLGSATVLCVDKTGTLTLNKMTVQTFFAGGVICDHDPTGANSVPDICHELSEYAILACKKDPFDPMEKALFHLSDGDFGKTEHIHTGWNLIVEYPLSAELLAMSNVWRSPDGNEFIIASKGAPEAIADLCHLPEPDREMLAEHINTLASKGLRILGVAKASFVLPELPEIQHDFEFEFLGLIGFADPIRPGIPEAVEECHSAGIRVIMITGDYPLTARSIAQQIGLHHADECITGSELEQIPEPELKDKIRTATLFARAVPEQKLRIVNALKANHEVVAMTGDGVNDAPALKSADIGIAMGGRGTDVARESSSLVLLDDNFTSIVSAVRLGRRIYDNLKKAMAYIFSIHVPIAGMSLIPVLFNLPLILMPVHIVFLELIIDPACSIVFESEKEESNVMNRPPRQKDERLFTRKTLFLSLLQGFVVLTIVFLVYLSAINRGLNEAEVRTLTFTTIVIANLLLILTNRSWSETMVQTIQTPNKAMGWVFAGTLIGLTLILIIPSLQNLFRFAPISFEEFITCVLAGVVSVLWFEVYKIWNSRQKRKEEADLLIQ
- a CDS encoding PAS domain S-box protein, with amino-acid sequence MSIAIIAEDITSQKIGQKCQELMISVLQILNSRFSEGNSAIQNIRLSILQSSLVEIVEIELINNGSPLSDSRELPFFLGDINQGTSNTIAYKYLKSVLGERIAAELYACICRGETDIEDPFFTNGGSFYINSLNDLIISFKGPDLQDTILNQKSHDKYESLAIIPITSQRGVIGLLQLFDKRKNIFSNDILSFFEGISYFIGIALEHQQMEKDLKESEKKYRMIADNVQDVIWVMNLNGKFTYISPSVLQFLGYHQDEMLTKTIPEIVHPKYCPYILNMIQENIETVRRTKKPLIDRVEIRLSHKNGSNVWTEIVAQYMCDDLGNPSEIVGVNRNITDRKLFLDELDKYRNTLESTIWERTLALRKEITIRKQTEISLREMNQVLLDIINFSPDATFVVDSKGIVIAWNYAIEELSGFDASDIIGKHKDECSFIIYKKKNPFLIDYLFAESIVIKNNYHNIHRKGLVITAEKSSILIKGELKTIRIKAAPLYDTESNVIGSIESIWVL
- a CDS encoding chemotaxis protein CheW is translated as MQESVITSQNESGYQSSNIHQATGSRDIKVIEFIIESQPFAINLFDTKEVINCQEITLIPNSPSYIRGITNLRGVITSVIDIKNLLSINSEKTDQKKKDRIIILDPSICQKPIGILVDDVRSVQNYSPHEIDIHESSSDHYQKGVIKRSYQDLMGKDISELILLLDVKKIVQNINLDW